The Roseofilum casamattae BLCC-M143 genome includes a region encoding these proteins:
- a CDS encoding S-layer homology domain-containing protein — protein MSILHVNPATGNDSNTGTSTSPYKTISRALQSAGPSDTVQLSSGTYNSTSGESFPLTVPSGVIVLGNEANKGQDITIDGGGSYISPTFAGQNVTMRLNTNAQLRGVTVTNPLSRGTAVWVESAAPLIANNTFTRSKREGVFATGSANPRIEANVFRLNDANGISMAKTSKGEIRNNVCEQTGYGIAVSDDAAPVIISNTIRSNRAGIVASNRSRPVLRQNTIENNTEDGLTVISQSVPDLGSAQDPGGNTFQGNGEYDLQNATTTTLISAGNQLNPNRVRGLIDFIASEVITPPPTPTPAPTPTPTPTPTPAPTPTPTPAPTPTPAPTPTPTPVPTPTPTPTPAPTPTPTPTPVQLRDVSGHWAQEFIETLVNRGIISGFPDGTFRPNNSLTRAEYAALLAKAFNLPLKRPALRFVDISSRFWGAAAIAKTSQMGFLSGYPDGTFRPSRNLTRTEAVVALMSGLELTGGDSSALQAFRDRNQIPSYATLKLATATARGVIVNYPDLGLLNPRRDITRAEIAAILYQSLVATGEAQPIDSRYIVPGTIAPQGNTTPLADLANHWARPFVTELVDNNFMSGFQDGSFRPDAPITRAEYAALLVKVFDPAPKRDAVVFSDVESGFWAASAIQQAYRAGFLSGVSDNKFSPGSNVKRSDLLVSLVNGLDLGTADASELNVLQDRDQIPSYAEGAIARALQKLLVVNHPNVDRLRPNDDATRAETAATIYQALVDAGQMSAVSSTNIVSA, from the coding sequence ATGAGCATCCTTCATGTCAATCCCGCTACGGGTAATGATTCCAATACTGGTACTTCGACTTCTCCGTACAAAACCATCAGTCGAGCCTTGCAGAGTGCGGGGCCGTCGGACACGGTGCAATTATCTTCCGGAACCTACAATAGCACCAGTGGAGAAAGCTTTCCCCTGACCGTTCCTTCTGGGGTCATTGTTTTGGGGAATGAAGCAAATAAAGGTCAAGATATTACTATTGATGGCGGTGGCAGTTACATTAGCCCTACCTTTGCCGGACAAAATGTGACGATGCGGCTGAATACCAATGCTCAGTTACGCGGCGTTACAGTCACCAATCCTCTATCGCGAGGAACGGCGGTTTGGGTGGAATCGGCTGCTCCGTTAATTGCAAATAATACCTTTACTCGTTCCAAACGCGAAGGAGTGTTTGCCACCGGAAGCGCCAACCCCAGAATTGAGGCCAATGTATTCCGTTTGAATGATGCTAATGGAATTTCTATGGCCAAAACTTCCAAGGGAGAAATTCGCAACAATGTCTGCGAGCAAACCGGTTATGGTATTGCCGTCAGCGATGATGCAGCGCCAGTAATTATTAGTAATACAATTCGGAGCAACCGAGCGGGGATTGTTGCCTCGAATCGATCGCGCCCGGTTTTGCGCCAGAATACGATTGAGAATAATACCGAAGACGGCCTGACAGTGATTTCACAATCGGTTCCCGATCTCGGTAGCGCTCAAGATCCTGGGGGAAATACGTTTCAAGGTAATGGAGAATATGACCTGCAAAATGCCACTACAACGACCTTAATTTCAGCAGGCAATCAACTGAATCCGAATCGAGTCAGAGGATTAATTGATTTTATTGCTAGTGAGGTAATTACCCCACCTCCGACGCCAACACCCGCTCCCACTCCAACCCCGACTCCAACTCCGACACCCGCTCCAACCCCAACCCCCACACCCGCTCCGACGCCAACTCCTGCTCCCACTCCAACCCCCACACCGGTTCCCACTCCGACACCAACACCAACTCCCGCTCCGACACCGACACCGACTCCAACTCCCGTACAACTGCGAGATGTGTCCGGACACTGGGCGCAAGAATTTATTGAAACCTTAGTAAATCGAGGGATTATTAGCGGGTTTCCGGATGGTACATTTCGTCCGAACAATAGTCTCACGCGGGCTGAATATGCGGCTCTGTTAGCCAAAGCATTCAATTTACCTCTAAAACGTCCTGCCCTGCGATTTGTCGATATTTCCAGCCGTTTTTGGGGGGCTGCGGCGATCGCAAAAACCTCGCAAATGGGCTTTTTATCCGGCTATCCCGATGGCACGTTCCGCCCCAGCCGCAATTTAACCCGCACGGAGGCTGTGGTGGCTCTGATGAGTGGATTGGAGTTAACTGGGGGAGATAGCAGTGCTTTGCAGGCGTTTCGCGATCGCAACCAAATTCCCAGCTATGCAACCCTGAAGTTAGCCACAGCAACGGCGCGCGGCGTTATCGTCAATTATCCCGACCTCGGATTGCTCAATCCGCGACGGGATATTACTCGGGCTGAAATTGCGGCGATCTTATATCAATCTTTGGTCGCTACAGGAGAAGCGCAACCGATTGATTCTCGCTATATTGTTCCCGGAACTATTGCCCCTCAGGGAAATACCACTCCATTAGCCGATCTGGCTAACCATTGGGCCCGACCCTTTGTCACCGAACTGGTGGATAATAATTTCATGAGCGGATTTCAAGATGGTAGTTTCCGTCCCGATGCTCCCATTACGCGCGCGGAATATGCCGCGTTGCTGGTGAAAGTCTTCGATCCTGCTCCCAAGCGCGATGCCGTGGTGTTTAGCGATGTTGAATCTGGATTTTGGGCGGCTTCGGCAATTCAACAAGCTTATCGGGCAGGCTTTTTATCTGGGGTATCGGACAATAAGTTTAGTCCGGGATCCAATGTGAAGCGTTCCGATCTGTTGGTCTCTCTCGTGAATGGATTGGATTTGGGTACGGCAGATGCCAGCGAGTTGAACGTCTTGCAAGACCGCGACCAAATTCCGAGTTATGCGGAAGGCGCGATCGCGAGAGCATTGCAAAAGCTCTTAGTTGTGAATCATCCCAATGTGGATCGACTGCGACCGAATGATGATGCCACCCGCGCGGAAACTGCAGCCACGATCTATCAAGCTCTCGTCGATGCGGGACAAATGAGTGCTGTCAGTTCGACAAACATTGTCTCTGCTTAA
- a CDS encoding YtxH domain-containing protein, translating into MSQNNSGQWIGGLLLGAVVGTVTGILIAPRSGQQTRKLLKKSAAALPELAEDLSSSIQFQADRLSESTKDNWDGTLTRLREAIAAGVEAGLRDRADWQESMDARGDRAADAPGDREFTADDLDSAESSSHYNSLDL; encoded by the coding sequence ATGTCTCAAAATAACTCCGGACAGTGGATTGGAGGCCTGTTATTGGGGGCTGTAGTCGGAACCGTTACTGGAATTTTGATCGCGCCTCGCAGCGGACAACAAACGCGCAAGTTATTGAAAAAATCGGCAGCCGCTCTGCCGGAATTAGCGGAAGATTTATCCAGCAGTATTCAGTTTCAGGCAGACCGTTTATCTGAGTCTACCAAAGATAATTGGGACGGAACCCTAACTCGACTGCGAGAGGCGATCGCCGCTGGAGTTGAAGCGGGATTGCGCGATCGGGCAGACTGGCAAGAATCAATGGATGCTCGGGGCGATCGCGCAGCAGATGCTCCCGGCGATCGCGAATTCACTGCCGACGACCTCGATTCTGCCGAATCTTCATCTCATTACAATTCTCTCGATCTATAA